The following coding sequences lie in one Mycobacterium sp. Z3061 genomic window:
- a CDS encoding SDR family NAD(P)-dependent oxidoreductase, whose protein sequence is MEGFAGKVAVVTGAGSGIGQALAIELGRSGASLAICDIDTEGLADTEEQLKAIGVQVKADRLNVTERESFLLYADEVKDHFGKVNQIYNNAGIGHTGNVEVEQFKDIERVMDVDFWGVVNGTKAFLPHLIASGDGHVINISSVFGLFSVPGYSAYNAAKFAVRGYTEALRQEMRQSGHRVGVTTVHPGGIKTAIARNATVAEGLDRDELAQLFDKRLANTSPKKAAKIILNAVRKNKARVLVGPDAVALDMMVRVTGSNYQRIVELVTGRIIPS, encoded by the coding sequence ATGGAGGGATTCGCCGGAAAGGTTGCCGTGGTGACCGGCGCGGGTTCGGGTATCGGCCAAGCGCTGGCGATCGAGTTGGGCCGCTCCGGCGCCAGCCTGGCGATCTGCGACATCGACACCGAAGGCCTGGCCGACACCGAGGAGCAGCTCAAGGCGATCGGTGTGCAGGTCAAGGCCGACCGGCTCAACGTCACCGAGCGCGAAAGCTTCCTGCTGTATGCCGACGAGGTCAAAGACCACTTCGGCAAGGTCAACCAGATCTACAACAACGCCGGCATCGGCCACACCGGCAACGTCGAGGTCGAGCAGTTCAAGGACATCGAGCGAGTGATGGACGTCGACTTCTGGGGCGTCGTCAACGGCACCAAGGCGTTCCTGCCACACCTGATCGCCTCCGGCGACGGCCACGTCATCAACATCTCCAGCGTGTTCGGCCTGTTCTCGGTGCCCGGCTATTCCGCTTACAACGCAGCGAAATTCGCCGTCCGCGGCTATACCGAGGCGTTGCGCCAGGAAATGCGCCAGAGCGGCCACCGCGTCGGCGTCACCACCGTGCACCCCGGTGGCATCAAAACCGCGATCGCCCGCAACGCCACCGTGGCCGAAGGCCTGGACCGCGACGAGCTGGCCCAGTTGTTCGACAAGCGACTGGCCAACACCAGCCCGAAGAAAGCGGCCAAGATCATCCTGAACGCGGTGCGCAAGAACAAGGCCCGCGTTCTGGTCGGGCCGGACGCCGTCGCGCTGGACATGATGGTGCGGGTAACCGGTTCGAATTACCAGCGGATCGTCGAACTGGTCACGGGGCGCATCATTCCCAGTTAG
- a CDS encoding GntR family transcriptional regulator, which yields MPEPADTELPLGEAAYRRLRADIVGCRLGPGERLTERGLASQLGIGVSPIRDALTRLDHEGLVRTIPRKGYQVMPLTIQSVNELFEFWAVIGPELVRRGIAGASDDQFDRARLLATKFTQVTRHDDEDTRKLALGNVEAISQFFDLLAEATGNRYLMAAHRQLIGEVMRVWTLVIESELLDLGRRVDDLDDIGDAMVRRNADRAAELIRRHIERSHARVLQVLARWPSVANAEVV from the coding sequence GTGCCCGAGCCAGCCGACACCGAATTGCCGCTCGGGGAAGCGGCCTATCGGCGACTCCGGGCCGATATCGTGGGCTGCCGACTCGGCCCGGGCGAGCGACTGACCGAGCGGGGCTTGGCGTCCCAACTGGGAATCGGAGTTTCACCGATCCGCGACGCACTGACCCGTCTGGACCACGAGGGATTGGTGCGGACCATCCCGCGCAAGGGCTATCAGGTCATGCCGCTGACCATCCAGTCGGTCAACGAGCTGTTCGAATTCTGGGCCGTGATCGGACCCGAACTCGTCCGGCGCGGTATCGCCGGCGCCAGTGACGACCAGTTCGACCGAGCCCGACTGCTGGCAACGAAGTTTACGCAGGTCACCAGACACGACGACGAGGACACCCGCAAGCTGGCGCTAGGGAATGTGGAGGCCATCAGCCAGTTCTTCGACCTCCTCGCGGAGGCCACCGGCAACAGGTATCTCATGGCCGCCCACCGCCAGCTCATCGGCGAGGTAATGCGGGTCTGGACGCTCGTCATCGAATCCGAATTGCTCGACCTCGGCCGCAGGGTCGACGACCTCGACGACATCGGCGACGCGATGGTCCGCAGGAACGCCGACCGCGCCGCCGAACTCATCCGTCGCCACATCGAGCGATCCCACGCCCGGGTGCTGCAAGTCCTGGCACGTTGGCCGTCGGTGGCCAACGCCGAAGTTGTCTAA
- a CDS encoding carboxymuconolactone decarboxylase family protein: MNNDIGTVLTEQVRRARFERGAEVLEKISGIAGAGQAFYDGLADIAPALAEDVVAHGCGDVYSTTCLAPPQRQLVTIGILTALGGCEPQLEMHLNIALNVGLTPTELVDAIRHAAVYCGMPKALNAISVARNVFAHRDLMPVSTAT, encoded by the coding sequence ATGAACAACGACATCGGCACAGTGCTGACCGAGCAGGTCCGGCGCGCTCGATTCGAGCGAGGCGCGGAGGTCCTGGAGAAGATCAGCGGGATCGCGGGAGCGGGCCAGGCCTTCTATGACGGGCTGGCCGACATCGCACCCGCACTGGCGGAGGATGTCGTCGCGCACGGCTGTGGCGACGTGTATTCAACGACATGCTTGGCCCCGCCGCAGCGGCAACTGGTCACGATCGGGATCCTGACCGCGCTGGGTGGATGTGAACCGCAGCTGGAGATGCACCTCAACATCGCCCTCAATGTCGGTTTGACGCCCACCGAGCTCGTCGACGCCATCCGTCATGCAGCGGTCTACTGCGGAATGCCTAAGGCGCTCAACGCGATCAGTGTCGCCAGGAACGTCTTCGCCCACCGCGACCTGATGCCGGTCAGCACAGCGACGTAG
- a CDS encoding MBL fold metallo-hydrolase: MTGLNESRYPFQKGLLDLGGGLYTFQSGSDAFGLSNAGLVTSKDETLVIDTLYDLTHAQEMVDSITPVTASAPVRYVFNTHSDGDHIFGNQLFPDDAEIVATEAASALMTQDQADLTASLFDDSQHPDSPLHPLAAMGLAQPFDFHPIVVRPADATFSGERSLRVGELDVELHELGPAHTVGDAIAFVPEHGVLFAGDLLTHNIVKIVWSGSIANWITALDRIRAFDAEVIVAGHGPVLSGDGINAALDRNKEFWSYLHEEAYALFDRGIPVDEAAAHIDVNDYPDVVPTLPTIIAAIYHERDAEVPYQTLPETFASIATQITELMRRYS; encoded by the coding sequence ATGACCGGACTGAATGAATCTCGCTATCCCTTCCAGAAGGGACTACTCGATCTCGGCGGCGGGCTCTACACGTTTCAGTCGGGCAGCGACGCCTTCGGTTTGTCCAACGCAGGCCTGGTCACCAGCAAGGACGAGACCCTGGTCATCGACACGCTCTACGACCTCACGCATGCCCAGGAGATGGTCGACTCGATCACCCCGGTCACCGCGTCCGCACCGGTGAGATACGTGTTCAACACGCACAGCGATGGCGACCACATTTTCGGCAACCAGCTGTTTCCCGACGATGCCGAGATCGTGGCGACCGAGGCGGCAAGCGCGTTGATGACCCAAGATCAGGCAGACCTGACCGCCTCGTTGTTCGACGACAGCCAGCACCCTGACTCACCGCTGCATCCGTTGGCGGCGATGGGACTCGCCCAGCCGTTTGACTTCCACCCGATAGTGGTCCGACCGGCAGATGCGACATTCTCCGGCGAACGCTCGCTCCGGGTGGGCGAGCTCGATGTCGAGCTGCACGAATTGGGACCCGCCCACACGGTCGGCGACGCGATCGCGTTCGTCCCCGAGCACGGAGTGCTTTTCGCCGGCGACCTGTTGACGCACAACATCGTCAAGATCGTCTGGTCGGGTTCGATCGCCAACTGGATCACCGCACTCGACAGGATTCGCGCGTTCGATGCAGAGGTCATCGTCGCCGGCCACGGGCCGGTGCTCAGCGGCGATGGCATCAACGCTGCCCTGGACCGAAACAAAGAGTTCTGGTCGTACCTGCACGAAGAGGCCTATGCGCTCTTCGACCGCGGCATACCTGTCGACGAAGCCGCAGCTCATATCGATGTGAACGACTACCCCGACGTCGTCCCCACGCTTCCGACCATCATCGCCGCGATCTACCACGAACGGGACGCGGAGGTCCCCTACCAAACCCTGCCCGAAACGTTCGCGTCGATCGCCACGCAGATCACCGAACTCATGCGAAGGTACTCATGA
- a CDS encoding glycine betaine ABC transporter substrate-binding protein gives MSISRLAALLLGLVLIVAGCSGHGERHPDLVVGSTSDGDSKLLAALYVSALRSYGFQSHAETAADPMAKLDAGAFTVVPGYTGRVLRQLQPGASELSDKQVYQAMNAALPEGVAAGDYATAAEDKPTLIVTPATAAAWGGNDLSQLPGHCAGLVVGVVTGRAVPTSVGSCRLPEPREFPDDATMFAALRAGEVTAAWAGGADPGIPPDLIALADGSKNSLIQAENVVPLYRRNALSTRQLLAINEIAGVLDTAALADMRRRVAAGADPQVVADGWLGEHPLGR, from the coding sequence GTGAGCATCAGCAGGCTGGCCGCGCTGCTGCTCGGCCTGGTGCTGATCGTTGCCGGTTGCTCGGGTCACGGGGAACGACACCCGGATCTGGTGGTCGGCTCCACTTCGGACGGCGACTCGAAATTGCTTGCTGCGCTGTATGTTTCGGCGCTGCGATCGTACGGTTTTCAGTCGCATGCCGAGACGGCCGCGGACCCGATGGCCAAGTTGGACGCCGGGGCGTTCACCGTCGTCCCGGGCTATACGGGTCGGGTGCTGCGTCAGTTGCAGCCGGGTGCCTCGGAGTTGTCCGACAAGCAGGTCTATCAGGCCATGAACGCGGCCCTGCCCGAAGGCGTGGCCGCCGGGGATTACGCCACGGCGGCCGAGGACAAACCGACGCTGATCGTCACGCCGGCGACCGCCGCGGCGTGGGGCGGCAACGATCTGAGTCAGTTGCCGGGGCACTGTGCGGGGTTGGTGGTTGGTGTGGTGACCGGGCGGGCAGTCCCGACGTCGGTGGGTTCGTGCCGGTTGCCCGAGCCACGCGAATTCCCGGACGACGCAACGATGTTCGCGGCTTTACGGGCCGGCGAGGTGACTGCCGCGTGGGCCGGTGGCGCCGATCCCGGCATTCCGCCGGACCTGATCGCGTTGGCCGACGGCAGCAAGAACTCGTTGATTCAAGCCGAGAACGTGGTGCCGCTGTACCGGCGCAACGCGCTGAGCACCCGACAGTTGTTGGCCATCAACGAAATTGCCGGGGTGCTCGACACCGCCGCGCTGGCCGACATGCGCCGCCGGGTGGCCGCCGGCGCCGACCCGCAGGTGGTGGCCGACGGGTGGCTGGGCGAGCACCCGCTAGGTCGCTAA
- a CDS encoding NADP-dependent malic enzyme, whose product MSETLESSQVVITDDEIFAAHEGGKLSVSLTSPLNTQRALSLAYTPGVAQVSRAIATDRTLAGRYTWASRLVAVVSDGTAVLGLGDIGPAASLPVMEGKCALFKEYGGLNAIPIVLDTKDPDEIVETLVRLRPTFGAVNLEDIAAPRCFEIERRVIEALDCPVMHDDQHGTAVVSLAALMGAAKVLGRDMTALRVVVSGAGAAGVACTNLLLAMGVSDITVLDSRGIVHSGRDDMNSVKHELARRTNPSGRTGGSVEALDGADVFLGVSGGLVPEELIATMAPEGIVFALSNPDPEIHPDIAAKYAAIVATGRSDFPNQINNVLAFPGIFRGALDVGARRITQKMMVAAAEAIYSVASEDLAIDRIVPSPLDRRVGEAVAAAVALAAEDSDWV is encoded by the coding sequence GTGTCGGAAACCCTCGAGAGCTCCCAAGTTGTTATCACGGACGACGAAATCTTCGCGGCACACGAAGGCGGCAAGCTTTCGGTAAGCCTGACCTCCCCGCTCAACACCCAGCGCGCGTTATCGCTGGCCTACACACCGGGCGTGGCGCAGGTCAGTCGCGCGATCGCCACCGACCGCACCCTGGCCGGCCGCTACACCTGGGCCAGCCGGCTGGTCGCGGTGGTCAGCGACGGCACCGCGGTACTCGGCCTCGGTGACATCGGCCCGGCCGCGTCGCTGCCGGTGATGGAAGGCAAGTGCGCGCTGTTCAAGGAGTACGGCGGCCTGAACGCCATCCCGATCGTGCTGGACACCAAGGATCCCGACGAGATCGTCGAGACCCTGGTGCGGCTGCGTCCGACGTTCGGCGCCGTCAACCTCGAGGACATCGCGGCGCCGCGCTGCTTCGAGATCGAACGGCGCGTGATCGAGGCGCTGGACTGCCCGGTGATGCACGACGACCAGCACGGCACTGCGGTGGTTTCCCTGGCGGCGCTGATGGGTGCCGCCAAGGTGCTGGGCCGGGACATGACCGCGCTGCGGGTAGTGGTCTCCGGCGCCGGGGCCGCCGGAGTCGCGTGCACGAATCTGCTGCTGGCCATGGGTGTTTCGGACATCACGGTGCTGGACTCGCGGGGCATCGTGCACAGCGGACGTGACGACATGAACAGCGTCAAGCACGAGCTGGCCCGCCGCACCAACCCGAGCGGTCGTACCGGCGGATCGGTCGAGGCGCTTGACGGCGCCGACGTCTTCCTCGGGGTGTCGGGCGGGCTGGTCCCCGAAGAGTTGATCGCCACCATGGCGCCCGAGGGGATCGTGTTCGCGCTGTCCAATCCGGACCCCGAAATCCATCCCGATATCGCCGCCAAGTACGCGGCGATCGTCGCCACCGGACGCAGCGACTTCCCGAATCAGATCAACAACGTGTTGGCGTTCCCCGGGATCTTCCGTGGCGCCCTGGACGTCGGGGCGCGCCGGATCACCCAGAAGATGATGGTGGCCGCGGCCGAGGCGATCTACTCGGTGGCCAGCGAAGACCTGGCCATCGACCGGATCGTGCCGAGCCCGCTGGACCGCCGCGTGGGGGAAGCCGTGGCCGCCGCTGTGGCGCTGGCCGCAGAAGACTCCGACTGGGTGTGA
- a CDS encoding malate dehydrogenase — protein sequence MSASPLKVAVTGAAGQIGYSLLFRLASGSLLGPDRPIELRLLEIEPALKALEGVVMELDDCAFPLLAGVEIGADANKIFDGVNLALLVGARPRGPGMERGDLLEANGAIFTAQGKALNSVAADDVRIGVTGNPANTNALIALSNAPDIPKERFSALTRLDHNRAISQLARKTGAKVTDIKKMTIWGNHSATQYPDIFHAEVGGKNAAEVVNDQDWIENDFIPTVAKRGAAIIDARGASSAASAASATVDAARSWLLGSPDGDWVSMAVYSDGSYGVPEGIVSSFPVTTKDGDWSIVQGLEIDEFSRGKIDKSTAELVDERNAVTELKLI from the coding sequence GTGAGCGCAAGTCCTCTCAAGGTCGCCGTCACCGGTGCCGCCGGGCAGATCGGCTACAGCCTGTTGTTCCGCTTGGCCAGCGGCTCGCTGCTCGGCCCGGACCGTCCGATCGAGCTGCGTCTGCTGGAGATCGAGCCGGCCCTCAAGGCGCTCGAGGGCGTGGTGATGGAGCTGGACGACTGCGCGTTTCCGCTGCTGGCCGGTGTGGAGATCGGCGCCGACGCCAACAAGATCTTCGACGGCGTGAACCTGGCCCTGCTGGTCGGTGCGCGCCCGCGTGGCCCGGGCATGGAGCGCGGCGACCTGCTGGAGGCCAACGGCGCGATCTTCACCGCTCAGGGCAAGGCGCTGAACTCGGTCGCCGCCGACGACGTGCGCATCGGTGTGACCGGCAACCCGGCCAACACCAACGCGCTGATCGCGCTGAGCAACGCCCCCGACATCCCGAAGGAGCGGTTCTCCGCGCTGACCCGCCTGGACCACAACCGGGCCATCTCGCAGCTGGCCCGCAAGACCGGCGCCAAGGTCACCGACATCAAGAAGATGACGATCTGGGGCAACCACTCGGCCACCCAGTACCCGGACATCTTCCACGCCGAGGTGGGCGGCAAGAACGCCGCCGAGGTGGTCAACGACCAGGACTGGATCGAGAACGACTTCATCCCGACCGTCGCCAAGCGCGGCGCGGCCATCATCGACGCCCGCGGCGCTTCTTCGGCGGCGTCGGCCGCGTCGGCCACTGTCGATGCGGCCCGTTCCTGGCTGCTGGGCAGCCCGGACGGTGACTGGGTGTCGATGGCCGTCTATTCCGACGGTTCCTACGGCGTGCCGGAAGGGATCGTGTCGTCGTTCCCGGTGACCACCAAGGACGGCGACTGGTCGATCGTGCAGGGCCTGGAGATCGACGAGTTTTCCCGCGGCAAGATCGACAAGTCCACCGCGGAGCTCGTCGACGAGCGCAACGCAGTCACCGAGCTCAAGCTGATCTGA
- the corA gene encoding magnesium/cobalt transporter CorA: MFPGFDALPEALRPVARARQQHVHPVTTRPAQTLVDCGVYVDGNRLTGKYTPAEALAKVRDIEQGGQEAFVWIGLHEPSEEQMQEVADAYGLHPLAVEDAVVAHQRPKLERYDDSLFLVLKTVNYVPHESVVLAREIVETGEIMIFVGADFVVTVRHGEHGGLHEVRKRMDCTPEHLRLGPYAVMHAIADYVVDHYLGVTSLMEDDVDAIEVVAFAPGKKIDVEPIYLLKREVVELRRCVAPLSGAFQRMQLENKDLINKEVRRYLRDVADHQTQAAEQIASYDDMLNSLVQAALARVGMQQNMDMRKISAWAGIVAVPTMVAGIYGMNFHFMPELDSKWGYPSVVAAMVVVCVFLYFSFRRRDWL; encoded by the coding sequence ATGTTCCCCGGGTTTGACGCATTACCCGAAGCCCTTCGACCGGTCGCGAGGGCCCGTCAACAGCACGTCCACCCGGTTACCACCAGACCGGCCCAGACCTTGGTCGATTGCGGTGTCTACGTCGACGGGAACCGACTGACCGGCAAGTACACGCCTGCCGAGGCACTGGCCAAGGTCCGCGACATCGAGCAGGGCGGGCAGGAGGCGTTCGTCTGGATCGGGCTCCACGAGCCCAGCGAAGAGCAGATGCAGGAAGTGGCCGACGCCTACGGTCTGCACCCGTTGGCGGTCGAGGACGCGGTCGTCGCCCACCAGCGCCCCAAGCTGGAGCGCTATGACGATTCGCTGTTCCTGGTGCTGAAGACCGTCAACTACGTGCCGCACGAGTCCGTGGTGCTGGCCCGCGAGATCGTCGAAACCGGGGAGATCATGATCTTCGTCGGCGCCGACTTCGTGGTCACCGTCCGCCACGGCGAGCACGGCGGGCTGCACGAGGTCCGCAAGCGGATGGATTGCACGCCCGAGCACCTGCGCCTGGGCCCGTATGCGGTGATGCACGCGATCGCCGACTACGTGGTCGACCACTACCTCGGCGTCACCAGCCTGATGGAAGACGACGTGGACGCGATCGAGGTGGTCGCCTTCGCTCCCGGCAAGAAGATCGACGTCGAACCGATCTACCTGCTCAAGCGGGAAGTCGTGGAGTTGCGCCGGTGTGTGGCCCCGCTCTCGGGTGCGTTTCAGCGCATGCAGCTCGAGAACAAGGACCTGATCAACAAGGAAGTGCGCCGCTATCTGCGGGACGTCGCCGACCACCAGACCCAGGCCGCCGAGCAGATCGCCAGCTACGACGACATGCTCAACTCACTGGTACAGGCCGCGCTCGCCCGGGTCGGGATGCAGCAGAACATGGACATGCGCAAGATCTCGGCCTGGGCCGGTATCGTCGCGGTGCCCACCATGGTGGCCGGGATCTACGGCATGAACTTCCACTTCATGCCGGAGCTGGACTCGAAGTGGGGATACCCGTCGGTGGTCGCCGCGATGGTGGTGGTCTGTGTGTTCCTCTACTTCAGTTTCCGCCGCCGCGACTGGCTCTAG
- a CDS encoding suppressor of fused domain protein: protein MILDAVRAHLRSHFGTEPDSASVTFLGAEPIEVLRFRDQPVVHYVSLGCSRYPMTDPTEMVTDHLRGPRAEVVLALRDPGPIKGLVRTMAVLAATPAVDGLVLVPDALIDLGTPLWSGTAFTAVLLGRSDIGELPLDAPREPVRFLSATPITANEAAWVRLKGAESMREAWLNDVVDVLDPNRPAAQPS, encoded by the coding sequence GTGATTCTCGACGCCGTCCGCGCACATCTTCGCAGCCATTTCGGCACCGAGCCCGATTCGGCGAGTGTGACGTTCCTGGGCGCCGAGCCCATCGAGGTGCTGCGGTTCCGGGATCAGCCGGTGGTGCACTATGTCTCGCTGGGCTGCTCGCGTTACCCGATGACCGACCCGACCGAGATGGTCACCGATCACCTGCGCGGCCCGCGGGCCGAAGTGGTTCTGGCGCTGCGTGATCCCGGTCCGATCAAAGGGCTGGTGCGCACCATGGCGGTGCTGGCGGCCACGCCGGCGGTCGACGGCCTGGTGCTGGTGCCCGATGCGCTGATCGACCTCGGCACGCCGTTGTGGTCGGGGACGGCTTTCACTGCGGTCTTGTTGGGCCGCAGCGACATTGGGGAGCTGCCATTGGACGCGCCGCGCGAGCCGGTGCGGTTCCTGTCCGCGACTCCCATCACCGCTAACGAGGCGGCCTGGGTGCGACTCAAGGGCGCCGAGTCGATGCGGGAGGCGTGGCTCAACGACGTTGTGGACGTACTGGACCCGAATCGGCCGGCGGCGCAACCGAGTTAG
- a CDS encoding sn-glycerol-3-phosphate ABC transporter ATP-binding protein UgpC, producing the protein MAEIVLEHVKKSYPDGHVAVQDLSITIADGEFLILVGPSGCGKTTTLNMIAGLENISSGELRIGGERVNEKAPKDRDIAMVFQSYALYPHMTVRQNIAFPLTLAKMKKADVAQKVEETARILDLTELLDRRPSQLSGGQRQRVAMGRAIVRQPKAFLMDEPLSNLDAKLRVQMRGEIARLQKRLGTTTVYVTHDQTEAMTLGDRVVVMHGGVAQQIGTPTELYERPANLFVAGFIGSPAMNFFPATLTSFGLALSFGEVTLTPEVQEVIAGHPKPENVIVGLRPEHIQDAALIDGYQRISSLIFEVTVDLVESLGSDKYVYFTTAGPQAHSARLDEVAAESEVHENRFVARVPTESKAATGQPIELAFDPTKLAVFDADSGANLTAPAAQ; encoded by the coding sequence ATGGCCGAGATTGTGCTGGAACACGTCAAGAAGAGCTATCCCGACGGCCATGTCGCGGTGCAGGATCTGAGCATCACCATCGCCGACGGCGAGTTCCTGATCCTGGTCGGCCCGTCCGGCTGCGGGAAGACCACCACGCTGAACATGATTGCCGGACTTGAGAACATCTCGTCGGGAGAGTTGCGGATCGGCGGCGAGCGGGTCAACGAGAAGGCGCCCAAGGATCGCGATATCGCCATGGTGTTCCAGTCCTACGCGCTGTATCCGCACATGACGGTGCGGCAGAACATCGCGTTTCCGCTGACGCTGGCGAAGATGAAGAAGGCCGACGTTGCCCAGAAGGTCGAGGAGACCGCGAGAATCCTGGACCTGACCGAACTGCTGGATCGGCGTCCTTCGCAGTTGTCGGGTGGTCAGCGCCAGCGGGTCGCGATGGGCAGGGCAATCGTGCGTCAGCCCAAGGCTTTTCTGATGGACGAGCCGCTGTCCAACCTGGACGCCAAGCTGCGGGTGCAGATGCGCGGCGAGATCGCACGCCTGCAGAAGAGACTGGGCACCACCACCGTCTACGTCACCCACGACCAGACCGAGGCCATGACGCTGGGGGACCGGGTGGTGGTGATGCACGGTGGCGTCGCGCAGCAGATCGGCACGCCCACTGAGCTTTACGAGCGGCCCGCGAATCTGTTCGTGGCCGGCTTCATCGGCTCGCCGGCGATGAACTTCTTCCCGGCCACGCTGACGTCGTTCGGGTTGGCGCTGTCGTTCGGTGAGGTGACCCTGACGCCGGAGGTGCAGGAGGTGATCGCGGGACACCCGAAACCGGAGAACGTCATCGTGGGGTTGCGGCCCGAGCACATCCAGGACGCGGCGCTGATCGACGGCTATCAGCGGATCAGTTCGCTGATCTTCGAGGTGACCGTCGATCTCGTCGAATCGCTGGGCTCCGACAAATACGTGTACTTCACCACCGCGGGTCCGCAGGCGCACTCGGCCCGGCTGGACGAAGTGGCGGCCGAATCAGAGGTTCATGAAAACCGCTTTGTGGCAAGGGTTCCCACTGAGTCCAAAGCCGCCACCGGACAGCCGATCGAGTTGGCGTTCGACCCCACCAAGCTCGCGGTGTTCGACGCAGACTCCGGCGCCAACCTGACTGCGCCGGCCGCACAGTGA
- the sugB gene encoding trehalose ABC transporter permease SugB produces MLVVGYALLPVLWILSLSLKPTSMVKDGNLIPSSVTLDNYRGIFRGDFFSSALINSIGIGLTTTLIAVVLGAMAAYAVARLSFPGKRLLIGMTLLITMFPAISLVTPLFDIERAIGLFDTWPGLILPYITFALPLAIYTLSAFFREIPWDLEKAAKMDGATPAQAFVKVIVPLAAPGLVTAAILVFIFAWNDLLLALSLTATKAAITAPVAIANFTGSSQFEEPTGSIAAGAIVITIPIIVFVLIFQRRIVAGLTSGAVKG; encoded by the coding sequence ATGCTGGTGGTGGGTTACGCGCTTCTGCCGGTGTTGTGGATACTCAGCCTGTCGCTCAAGCCGACGTCAATGGTCAAGGACGGCAATCTGATTCCGTCGTCGGTGACCCTGGACAACTACCGTGGCATCTTCCGCGGTGACTTCTTCAGTTCGGCGCTGATCAATTCGATCGGGATCGGCCTGACCACCACCCTGATCGCGGTGGTGCTGGGCGCGATGGCGGCCTATGCGGTTGCCCGGCTGAGTTTCCCGGGCAAGCGGCTGCTGATCGGTATGACGCTCTTGATCACCATGTTCCCCGCAATCTCCTTGGTGACGCCGCTGTTCGACATCGAACGCGCCATCGGGTTGTTCGACACCTGGCCGGGTCTGATCCTGCCCTACATCACGTTCGCGCTGCCGCTGGCGATCTATACGCTGTCGGCATTCTTCCGAGAGATCCCATGGGATTTGGAGAAGGCGGCGAAGATGGACGGCGCCACGCCCGCTCAGGCGTTCGTCAAGGTGATCGTCCCGCTGGCGGCTCCGGGTCTGGTGACGGCGGCGATCCTGGTGTTCATCTTCGCCTGGAACGACCTGCTGCTGGCGTTGTCGCTGACCGCCACCAAGGCCGCGATCACCGCGCCGGTGGCGATCGCAAACTTCACCGGTAGTTCGCAATTCGAGGAGCCGACCGGGTCGATCGCCGCCGGCGCGATCGTGATCACGATTCCGATCATTGTCTTCGTTCTGATTTTCCAACGACGCATCGTCGCCGGGTTGACCTCCGGTGCTGTGAAGGGATAG
- a CDS encoding sugar ABC transporter permease, with translation MTERRLAYLLVAPAVTLMLAVTAYPIGYAMWLSLQRNNLATPHDTAFVGLGNYQTILTDRYWWTALGVTLGITVVSVTVEFVLGLSLALVMHRTLIGKGLVRTAVLIPYGIVTVVASYSWYYAWTPGTGYLANLLPGGSAPLTQQIPSLGVVVIAEVWKTTPFMALLLLAGLALVPEDLLKAAQVDGADAWRRLTRITLPIIKPAVVVALLFRTLDAFRIFDNIYVLTGGANNTGSVSILGYDNLFKGFNIGLGSAISVLIFLCVGIIALIFIKLFGAAAPGSDADAR, from the coding sequence GTGACCGAACGTCGGCTCGCCTACCTGCTCGTCGCGCCCGCGGTGACGTTGATGCTGGCGGTGACGGCCTACCCGATCGGCTACGCGATGTGGTTGAGCCTGCAGCGCAACAACCTGGCCACCCCCCATGACACCGCGTTCGTCGGACTGGGCAACTACCAGACGATCCTGACCGACCGGTACTGGTGGACTGCGCTGGGTGTGACGCTGGGCATCACCGTCGTCTCGGTGACGGTCGAATTCGTGCTGGGCCTGTCCCTGGCGCTGGTGATGCACCGCACGTTGATCGGGAAGGGACTGGTGCGTACCGCGGTGCTGATCCCGTACGGCATCGTCACGGTGGTCGCGTCCTACAGCTGGTATTACGCCTGGACACCGGGCACCGGTTACCTGGCTAACCTCTTGCCCGGCGGGAGTGCCCCACTGACGCAACAGATTCCGTCGCTGGGGGTAGTGGTGATCGCCGAGGTGTGGAAGACGACTCCGTTCATGGCGCTGCTGCTGTTGGCCGGATTGGCGCTGGTGCCCGAGGATCTGCTGAAGGCGGCGCAGGTCGACGGCGCGGATGCCTGGCGGCGGTTGACCAGGATCACGCTGCCGATCATCAAGCCGGCGGTGGTGGTGGCGTTGCTGTTCCGGACCCTGGACGCGTTCCGGATCTTCGACAACATCTACGTGCTGACCGGAGGCGCCAACAACACCGGTTCGGTGTCAATCCTGGGCTACGACAACCTGTTCAAGGGCTTCAACATCGGGCTGGGCTCGGCGATCAGCGTGCTGATCTTCCTCTGTGTGGGCATCATCGCACTCATCTTCATCAAACTGTTCGGTGCCGCAGCGCCCGGGAGCGACGCCGATGCCCGGTGA